A single region of the Salipaludibacillus sp. LMS25 genome encodes:
- a CDS encoding ferredoxin family protein, which translates to MAKTLEDKQYLIRFNCDKKSHLEVLNHDLCATDCPDKACTLFCPGEVYKWEGDRMFVGYEGCHECGSCRIGCPHENIKWEYPKGGHGVVFRLA; encoded by the coding sequence ATGGCAAAAACATTGGAAGACAAACAGTATCTCATTCGCTTTAATTGTGATAAAAAATCGCATCTGGAAGTGTTAAACCATGACCTTTGTGCTACGGACTGCCCCGATAAAGCCTGTACATTGTTTTGTCCTGGGGAAGTGTATAAATGGGAAGGTGACAGGATGTTTGTAGGCTATGAAGGCTGTCATGAGTGTGGAAGCTGCAGAATTGGATGTCCTCATGAGAATATAAAATGGGAATATCCGAAAGGGGGGCATGGTGTTGTCTTTAGGCTCGCATGA
- a CDS encoding FAD-dependent oxidoreductase has product MSEKFDVIVVGAGPAGTSCAYTAAQNGLKVLLIERGEYPGAKNVMGGILYRKQLEEIIPEFWKEAPIERPVVEQRFWFLDKESMVTTSYKGLDWGKEPFNNFTVLRAKFDKWFAEKAVEQGALLINETVVTECLVEDGKVIGVKTDRPDGDVYADVVVLADGVNSLLGKQLGFHKEWKPNEVALTVMEVLKIQKKVINERFNIKDDQGVSVEIFGDATQGILGTGFLYTNKDSVNIGVGTTLSGMVKKKLKPYELLERLKDHPMIQPYIEGAETQEYLAHLIPEGGYHAIPKLVGDGVLVVGDAAQFVNAIHREGSNMAMASGKMAAETIIEAKEIGDYSERTLDSYRTTIYDSFIGKDLKKYKEAAHTFEENPQYFQEYIPLMNEAMHTFFSVDGTPKREKQKKIMAKMTAGRGKLGLAKDMYKAWKAVK; this is encoded by the coding sequence ATGTCTGAAAAATTTGATGTGATCGTTGTAGGAGCTGGTCCCGCAGGAACAAGTTGCGCATATACTGCAGCACAAAATGGTTTAAAGGTGCTTCTTATTGAAAGAGGTGAATATCCAGGGGCGAAAAATGTGATGGGAGGTATTCTTTATAGAAAACAGTTAGAAGAAATCATCCCAGAATTTTGGAAGGAAGCCCCTATAGAACGTCCTGTTGTGGAGCAGCGTTTCTGGTTTTTAGATAAAGAATCGATGGTGACGACTAGTTATAAAGGTTTGGATTGGGGAAAGGAACCATTTAACAACTTCACTGTTTTAAGAGCAAAATTTGATAAATGGTTTGCAGAGAAAGCAGTAGAGCAAGGCGCCCTCCTCATTAATGAAACGGTTGTGACAGAATGCCTCGTTGAGGACGGTAAAGTGATCGGTGTTAAAACGGATCGCCCTGATGGCGACGTTTATGCAGATGTGGTTGTATTAGCTGACGGAGTGAACTCGCTGCTTGGTAAACAGCTCGGTTTTCACAAAGAATGGAAGCCGAATGAAGTGGCATTAACCGTCATGGAAGTATTGAAAATTCAAAAGAAGGTCATTAATGAACGATTCAATATTAAAGATGATCAAGGGGTTTCAGTTGAAATATTTGGAGACGCTACTCAAGGGATTTTAGGCACAGGTTTTTTGTATACAAATAAGGATAGCGTTAACATCGGCGTCGGCACTACGTTATCAGGCATGGTAAAGAAAAAACTAAAGCCTTATGAACTGTTGGAACGCTTAAAAGATCACCCGATGATTCAGCCTTATATAGAAGGGGCAGAAACACAGGAGTATTTAGCCCATCTAATCCCAGAAGGCGGATACCACGCTATCCCTAAACTTGTAGGGGACGGTGTACTAGTGGTAGGAGATGCTGCACAGTTCGTCAATGCTATCCATCGGGAAGGCTCTAATATGGCCATGGCATCGGGAAAAATGGCAGCTGAAACGATCATAGAAGCAAAGGAAATAGGGGATTACTCCGAGCGAACGCTCGATAGTTATCGAACCACTATCTATGACAGCTTTATCGGAAAAGATCTTAAAAAATACAAAGAGGCTGCTCATACATTTGAAGAAAACCCACAATATTTTCAAGAGTACATTCCATTAATGAACGAAGCCATGCATACTTTTTTCTCGGTAGATGGCACACCTAAACGAGAAAAACAGAAGAAAATTATGGCAAAAATGACAGCGGGAAGAGGGAAGCTCGGTTTAGCGAAAGATATGTACAAAGCCTGGAAGGCGGTGAAATAA
- a CDS encoding electron transfer flavoprotein subunit alpha/FixB family protein → MNLEDYKDVWVFIEQRDSHIIDVGLELLGAGRELANKLDAKLCGFILGDHVTEAAKSLYAYGADKVYVIDDPILKNYRTETYMKATGDLVRKYKPEIILYGATANGKDLASAVATEVMTGLTADTTLLDINVEKRLFEASRPAFGGNIMATILCKKHRPQMATVRPKVMKKPDPDWQREGTVELISEAISLKEDTLRTKVIEIVREAKKAVNLEEADVIVAAGKGIKDEKGLQIVQELADVLGASLGASRDIVEAGLCGHDHQVGQTGLTVTPKLYIAIGISGAVQHVVGMQNSDLIIAINNDPDAAIFNAAHVGVIADAFEIVPMLTQAFQTELAREDAGGVTADV, encoded by the coding sequence ATGAATCTTGAGGATTATAAAGATGTATGGGTGTTTATTGAACAACGAGATAGCCACATTATTGACGTAGGTTTAGAATTGCTTGGAGCCGGAAGGGAATTAGCTAATAAGCTTGACGCTAAATTGTGTGGTTTTATATTAGGTGACCACGTGACTGAAGCGGCCAAAAGCTTATATGCTTACGGTGCAGATAAAGTGTATGTGATAGATGACCCTATTTTAAAAAATTATCGGACAGAAACTTATATGAAAGCGACAGGAGATTTAGTGAGAAAATACAAGCCTGAAATTATTCTCTATGGGGCAACAGCTAATGGAAAAGACCTTGCTAGCGCAGTGGCAACAGAAGTGATGACAGGACTTACAGCTGACACGACGTTGCTAGACATTAATGTTGAAAAACGATTATTTGAAGCGAGCAGGCCAGCCTTTGGCGGTAACATTATGGCCACTATTCTCTGTAAAAAACATCGTCCGCAAATGGCTACCGTTAGACCAAAAGTTATGAAAAAGCCAGACCCAGATTGGCAGAGAGAAGGAACTGTCGAACTCATTTCTGAAGCAATTTCTTTAAAAGAGGACACTCTCCGAACGAAGGTTATTGAGATTGTCAGGGAGGCTAAAAAGGCGGTTAATCTAGAAGAAGCAGATGTTATCGTAGCGGCAGGTAAAGGCATTAAAGATGAAAAAGGGCTCCAGATCGTTCAAGAATTAGCAGATGTTTTAGGTGCTTCGCTAGGCGCAAGCAGAGATATTGTTGAAGCAGGTCTATGCGGACATGATCATCAAGTTGGTCAGACAGGGTTAACCGTGACACCTAAGCTGTATATAGCTATCGGTATCTCCGGGGCTGTTCAACATGTTGTTGGCATGCAGAATTCAGATTTAATTATTGCCATTAATAATGACCCAGATGCCGCCATTTTTAATGCTGCACATGTAGGTGTGATAGCGGATGCATTTGAAATCGTACCTATGCTAACACAGGCCTTCCAAACGGAGTTAGCAAGAGAAGATGCAGGGGGAGTGACAGCTGATGTCTGA
- a CDS encoding electron transfer flavoprotein subunit beta/FixA family protein, with the protein MNVLVCIKQVPDTKIIKVNPKTNTLDRSSAPAILNPYDAHAVEEAVRLTKEHGGKVIVLSMGPPQARMAIRKCIEIGADEGYLISDRRFAGADTLATSYALYKAIEKLIDEEGLDLVLCGKHAIDGDTGQVGPGIARRMEIPPLTNVIRVEKVDTDKGNIIVHRKIENGYERIQSTLPCLLTVEKEINEVAYSSLPNMIKAARYEPIVWTVDDLKDVDIKQLGLKGSPTIVGKMWPPEKSSGADMIQGTVEEQVEQLLTIALEKRELFSVKGGKAT; encoded by the coding sequence ATGAATGTTCTAGTTTGTATTAAACAAGTTCCAGATACGAAGATCATTAAAGTAAACCCGAAGACGAATACACTTGACCGCTCCAGTGCGCCAGCTATATTAAATCCTTATGATGCCCATGCGGTGGAAGAAGCAGTGCGTTTAACAAAAGAGCATGGTGGAAAAGTCATCGTGCTATCGATGGGACCACCTCAAGCGAGAATGGCTATTAGGAAATGTATTGAAATAGGAGCTGATGAAGGCTATTTAATTTCGGATCGACGATTTGCAGGAGCAGATACCCTTGCCACAAGTTACGCCCTTTACAAAGCGATTGAAAAGTTGATCGATGAAGAAGGCCTCGACCTCGTCTTGTGTGGCAAACATGCGATTGATGGTGATACAGGACAAGTGGGGCCTGGTATTGCTCGTCGTATGGAAATCCCACCATTGACAAATGTCATACGTGTGGAAAAAGTGGACACTGACAAAGGGAACATTATTGTTCATCGCAAAATTGAAAATGGTTATGAACGTATTCAATCAACGTTACCATGTCTACTTACTGTAGAAAAAGAAATTAATGAAGTCGCTTATTCATCACTTCCTAACATGATAAAAGCTGCCAGATACGAGCCAATAGTGTGGACAGTAGATGACTTGAAAGATGTTGACATAAAGCAGCTAGGTTTAAAAGGGTCTCCAACGATCGTTGGGAAAATGTGGCCACCGGAAAAAAGTTCGGGGGCGGACATGATTCAGGGAACAGTGGAAGAACAAGTGGAGCAACTACTGACAATCGCCCTTGAAAAACGAGAGTTATTTAGTGTGAAAGGAGGGAAGGCAACATGA
- a CDS encoding sodium:solute symporter family protein, with protein sequence MDTQFFVSLLVILASFAIYIGIAIYNKARATSEFYVAGRGVPAVFNGMAIGADWMSAASFIGMAGTIMLLGYDGLAYIMGWTGGYLLLTFLLAPQLRKYGRYTVPEFIGDRYDSHLARFIAAICTIIISFTYSIGQLSGSGVVIGRLFEIDAKLGTMIGVILIAFYAAFGGMKGITWTQVAQYLILISAYLIPVIFMSLQLTGNPIPWISYGEIVGKMGELDRELGISEYFAPFTNDTKWQFIALMLTLMAGTAGLPHVIVRFYTVSSMKAARWSGAWALLFIGLLYLSAPAYAAFSRFILMTNVAGSKITELPEWTQPWIDTGRLQLADENGDGILQWNELIISNDIVVMATPEIANLGVFVIGLVAAGAMAAALSTAGGLMIAISSSFAHDIYYRVWKPEATEKTRLNVARWSIAIATLLAGLIALNPPGAITQIVAWAFALATGTFFPALVLGVWWKRSNSKGVIAGLLVGLIFTFSYIFAAKYGGFTILGITDTGAGIFGAVAAFLTNIIVSLTTEEPSKKIQEEVMDLRYSEQMVFKDGEVWMVNGNKKT encoded by the coding sequence TTGGATACACAGTTTTTCGTATCATTATTGGTCATTTTAGCCTCTTTTGCTATATACATTGGCATCGCCATATATAATAAAGCACGAGCTACATCGGAATTTTATGTAGCTGGGCGGGGAGTTCCGGCAGTCTTTAATGGCATGGCAATTGGTGCAGACTGGATGAGTGCTGCTTCCTTCATTGGAATGGCTGGAACGATCATGCTGCTTGGATATGATGGACTTGCTTATATTATGGGATGGACCGGTGGTTATTTGCTACTGACCTTTCTTCTTGCACCTCAGCTACGTAAATATGGACGTTATACCGTTCCAGAATTTATTGGTGACCGATATGATAGTCATTTAGCTCGTTTTATTGCTGCCATCTGTACGATCATCATTAGTTTCACCTACTCAATTGGACAGCTGTCCGGCTCTGGTGTGGTTATTGGAAGGTTATTTGAAATTGATGCCAAATTGGGAACGATGATTGGGGTCATACTTATTGCTTTCTATGCCGCATTTGGAGGTATGAAAGGAATCACATGGACACAGGTGGCTCAATACCTTATTTTAATTAGCGCTTATTTAATTCCAGTTATTTTCATGTCACTTCAATTAACAGGCAATCCCATCCCATGGATTTCATACGGTGAGATTGTTGGAAAAATGGGGGAACTTGATCGAGAACTCGGTATCTCTGAATATTTTGCACCATTTACAAACGATACAAAATGGCAATTTATCGCACTCATGTTGACACTAATGGCTGGAACTGCCGGGTTACCGCATGTTATCGTCCGTTTCTATACCGTTTCTTCTATGAAAGCGGCCCGGTGGTCAGGGGCTTGGGCCTTACTGTTTATTGGTTTGCTCTATTTATCGGCACCTGCCTACGCTGCTTTCTCACGTTTTATCTTAATGACAAACGTTGCAGGCAGTAAGATTACAGAGCTTCCTGAGTGGACACAGCCATGGATTGATACTGGAAGACTGCAACTGGCAGATGAAAACGGGGATGGCATTCTGCAGTGGAATGAGCTGATCATCTCAAATGATATCGTTGTTATGGCCACACCAGAAATCGCCAATCTCGGTGTGTTCGTTATCGGTCTCGTTGCTGCTGGGGCAATGGCAGCTGCGTTGTCAACAGCTGGAGGGCTGATGATCGCTATCTCCTCCTCTTTCGCACACGATATCTATTACCGCGTATGGAAGCCGGAAGCGACAGAAAAAACACGGTTAAATGTAGCTCGTTGGTCCATCGCTATTGCAACGTTACTAGCTGGATTGATTGCTCTTAATCCTCCTGGAGCGATTACGCAAATCGTCGCCTGGGCGTTCGCTCTTGCCACTGGGACATTTTTCCCTGCTCTCGTTCTCGGTGTTTGGTGGAAACGATCTAATTCTAAAGGGGTTATTGCGGGTTTGTTAGTTGGGTTAATTTTCACGTTTAGCTATATTTTTGCTGCTAAGTATGGTGGTTTTACGATTCTTGGCATTACTGATACGGGGGCAGGGATTTTCGGTGCTGTAGCGGCATTTTTAACCAATATCATTGTATCTTTGACGACGGAAGAGCCATCGAAAAAAATACAAGAAGAGGTCATGGATCTTCGATATTCTGAACAAATGGTCTTTAAGGATGGCGAGGTTTGGATGGTTAATGGAAATAAAAAAACATAG
- a CDS encoding DUF4212 domain-containing protein: protein MKKMDRKLANRYFKERTRYMIIYFVVWFIVSYGVVLFAEPLSGFTLNGYPFHYFMGAQGAIVTFIILLFINASVSDAIDKKYGITDSSDKRLRRGKVINN, encoded by the coding sequence GTGAAGAAAATGGATCGAAAACTAGCTAATCGTTATTTTAAAGAACGGACACGTTATATGATTATCTACTTTGTTGTTTGGTTCATCGTTTCTTATGGGGTAGTTCTATTTGCTGAACCACTGAGTGGATTTACACTAAATGGTTATCCGTTTCATTATTTTATGGGGGCACAGGGAGCGATTGTCACGTTTATTATATTGCTGTTTATCAATGCATCAGTAAGCGATGCCATTGATAAAAAATATGGCATTACGGACAGTAGTGATAAAAGATTAAGGAGAGGAAAGGTAATAAATAACTGA
- a CDS encoding transposase translates to MGIIQKLLADRIYLTRENRKYCKREGSRLSGPKLGRPSKKENNDQKRVAYQEARERHAIEGKFGEAKRTYGLGLIRARLKETSESVIAL, encoded by the coding sequence TTGGGTATTATCCAGAAGCTTTTAGCAGATCGGATTTATCTAACGCGTGAGAATCGAAAGTATTGCAAGCGAGAAGGTAGTCGCCTTAGTGGTCCAAAGCTAGGAAGACCCTCGAAAAAAGAAAATAACGACCAAAAACGAGTCGCCTACCAGGAGGCACGTGAGCGACATGCCATTGAGGGCAAATTCGGAGAAGCCAAACGTACCTATGGTTTAGGGCTTATTCGAGCACGTCTAAAAGAGACAAGTGAATCCGTTATCGCCCTGTAA